In Natronogracilivirga saccharolytica, the following are encoded in one genomic region:
- a CDS encoding thioredoxin family protein: MLLKTFNLIILLFLLSACGSEQDSAMGHAGDNDHDFWVSLETAERQALDEGKYIVLDIYTEWCGYCRRMNQETYADQRVNEALDRFFYPVRIDAESSENVTFQGSNYEMRDLAVEFGVRSYPTTVFISPDGEVIAAQTGFIEPETFHRMLSFVGSESYKDKTFREYTDSAE; the protein is encoded by the coding sequence ATGCTGTTAAAAACATTCAATCTCATCATCCTGCTTTTTTTGTTGTCGGCATGCGGCTCTGAACAAGATTCGGCTATGGGACATGCCGGAGATAATGACCATGACTTCTGGGTCTCACTGGAAACTGCTGAAAGACAGGCGCTTGACGAAGGCAAGTATATTGTACTTGATATTTATACAGAATGGTGCGGGTATTGCCGGCGAATGAACCAGGAAACCTACGCAGATCAAAGGGTTAATGAAGCCCTGGACAGGTTTTTCTACCCGGTGCGTATTGACGCCGAGTCTTCTGAAAATGTGACATTTCAGGGCTCCAATTATGAAATGAGAGACCTGGCGGTTGAGTTCGGGGTCAGATCGTACCCTACAACGGTATTTATATCACCTGATGGTGAAGTAATTGCAGCACAAACCGGATTTATTGAACCCGAAACCTTCCACAGAATGTTATCTTTTGTAGGTTCGGAAAGCTACAAGGACAAAACATTCCGGGAATATACCGATTCTGCAGAATGA